TTTTGGAACCAAAGATGGAACTTATGATATTCAGGATACAATGGTAATTAACGCACCGCCAGAGGTGGTTTTCAATAAAGTGAACGATTACAAAAGTTGGGAAGAATGGGGACCTTGGAAAAAAGAGGATTCCACAATTACATTTACATATGCCGAAAAGACTGTTGGTGAAGGTGCATCTTATTCTTGGGATGGCGAAATGAGTGGCTCCATGACCACTACGAAAGTAATTCCGAATAAAGAAATAGAGCAGGATTTGACACTAAATACTCCCGGCGGCGAAAGAAACCCGAAGGTTTATTGGACGTTTGAGGAAGTGGAAGGCGGAACCAAGGTTACCTGGGGAATGAAGGGAGAGCACACATTAATTGACAAAGCCTATTATTCATTGAGCGGAATGGACTTTGATGCCGAAATGCACAAAATGAACGAAGCAGGACTTGAAGGAATTGCTGAAGAAGTAGCTGAGGACATGAAACAATATTCCATAAATGTTGATGGCGTTACCCAGTACGGCGGCGGGTATTATATGTACACAAC
The Aequorivita iocasae genome window above contains:
- a CDS encoding SRPBCC family protein, translating into MKILKYLFFLLLIIIIGSAIYFGTKDGTYDIQDTMVINAPPEVVFNKVNDYKSWEEWGPWKKEDSTITFTYAEKTVGEGASYSWDGEMSGSMTTTKVIPNKEIEQDLTLNTPGGERNPKVYWTFEEVEGGTKVTWGMKGEHTLIDKAYYSLSGMDFDAEMHKMNEAGLEGIAEEVAEDMKQYSINVDGVTQYGGGYYMYTTSVSKMSELGEKMAPMMGEVMNFITKNNLNMAGMPFTIYNEVDNANGTVIFSTGIPVKEQVITPEGSPVVCGFMNPVKAVKISLKGNYTHLPEAYTKGRQYIDKNGHQIDPDRKMFEVYVTDPEETPNPADWLTEIYIPIITEAEPVQDGI